DNA sequence from the Malus sylvestris chromosome 10, drMalSylv7.2, whole genome shotgun sequence genome:
GTAGTGTGATCTCTAGATTCTCTACAGATTTGTGCATGAATACGTTCATGCACCTTCACATTTAATGCAAGCAGAATCCATCAGAGACGTTATTGGACGGaacaggaagaaaaccaaaTTCACTTAGAAAGACATGGTTAATGACATTGAACCAATTAACAGGGTGTCTATGTCATGCTGTTAAATACCTTCCTAATCGatcttaaagaaaagaaaacatcaACTTACTTTTTATGCTCATTGGCTAGTTTCAATTCATCATCCGCATTGTAGATTACAGGTAGACCAGAAAGTTCACATGCTAAGGGGCTTCTGAAAAAGAACTGTAAACAGAACTCCTTTTTAGTATATAACATTCACAAATTAACTCACGAGTCATACGTGCACTTGCAACACAAATTCAACACCAAAAGCAAGAATTCATACTATATGTCATGGATGCCTAAAAACAAGAATCATAAGGAACAGAAGCTACTGGAAAAACATGTAGTTGGTAAAAAACTTTTCATCTTTCAATTTGTACTGACTTCGTTTTTCAGAGCCGAATATGCAGAGCCACGGTAGGCAGGATCTAAAGCAAGGAGAGTGCTCAACAGACCCAATGAAGAAATAGGGAAATCCTTGAAAGCTTCTTGAAGATTGGGTTTGTACGAACGTGGAGGTCTAAAAGTTGTAGATAGCTTCAGTCTTTTCCAGTAGTCCTCTGATGGTGTGCCACAAAGCCTGAAAATCCTATGAAGTTGCTCAACCTGAAAGCAAGTAGAATGTTGTTGAGCAACTAGCCAGCAATAGTAAGATCATAAACCCGTTCTTCTCACCTGGAAAAACACACACGCACATGCTCAACATTGAATTACCTCTGTTCTACCAGGCAGAAGTGGTCTCCCTGTAAACATTTCAGCCAAGACACAACCAGCACTCCAAAGATCAATGCCAACTCCATAATCTGTAGAACCTAACAGTAGCTCAGGCGCTCTGTACCAAAGTGTCACAACTCGGTTTGTGAGAGAGCGCTTAGGGCTTTGCACATAATAGTTTGCAAGCCCAAAATCTGCAATTTTTAGCATTCCACTTTTATCTAACAATAGGTTTGATCCCTTGATGTCTCGATGTATAATTCCCCTCTCGTGACAGTGCTGCAGGCCTGAAAGCAATTGATGCATATAGCACTTGACCTGTGTCAATAATTCATGTTAGAAACTGAGAGTCCAACCAATCAAAGCATCCAAATTAAGAATCCACGAGTTAGGAGAAAACTTAGACCTGTGGTTCAGTAAGCCCTTCAGGGCTGGAAATAATTCTGGTCAAATCTGACACCATGAAATCAAAAACAAGATAAATGCTGTACTGCATTCTTGAGGTAGCCAATCCTTCAAGCTTGACTACATTGGGATGATCCAGTTTCCGTAAAAACATAATCTCTCGTGCCATAAATTTAACACTCTCGGGTTCCGATGTATCAAACCGGACCTTCTTCAAGGCAACGATTTTTCCAGTGTCCCTGTCTCGAGCCTTATACACATTGCTGTAGGTTCCTTCACCCACCTACAACAGCAAAACATTAgggggtaaaaaaaaaaaaaaatccaaagttCGAACGCCAGCCTCTTCTCAACAATAATCCAGCCAACCCATGAATATATCTCCAAACTAAGAATTTATACCATAATTGATAAACTTCTAGTGATTTGTAAAGACGGGTAACCCCAAAATTGAAGTAACGAATATCCAAACGTTTCCAATAGTTCGGCATACTTCActttcaagattttgtttttattcattCTTCTTGACCTCTTCCCCCCCTCTCGCATCACCCTTCTTAATCTTACGTTTTCCCCATGCACTTTTCTCATAGTCTAAGcacaaaaagtgaaaactaaaacaaaacgTTTATCAAACGGGACCCTGCACTTTTCGATTGAAtccacaaaacaaaaccacaCAAGAATCTAGAAAACTATCAGAACAATACAACTTCCAATCACTAATAAAGGAAGAAACACATGCATATCACAGTTCTAATGAATTCAAGTTGAGAGTGACAGTAACATAACAGAATCAAACCTTATCGAGCTTGTCGTAAGAGTCAGCACTCTTGGGAACCAAGCCAGCCAAAATCTCCCTCGAAATATTATCAGTGAGCCACTTGGGCCATCCATCCACCAACTCCTCATCCACAGAAACTTTATAAGAAACTCTCTGACTCCCATCATCTTTCTCTCCCTTGCTACCACCGGTCAACGCCGCCCCCTCATCCGCCGCCGTCGCCTGTTCATTGCTGCTGCCGCCACTGCCATGCTCGACATTTGAAACTCTGGCCTCACCCCTCTGCTGCTGCTGCGGCTTAAAAGGGTCCCTATGGAACTGTCCAGTTGATCGCCTGTGACCATTAAGCGGCCCTTTTACGACGTGCCCATTATCCAGTTTGAGCTTCTCTAGCCCACCAGGTGCGGAATTGGTGAGAGGCTTGGCCTGAACTATTCCCATCGGCTTGTGGGTCGAGACCAGTCTGGGGTTTCTTTGAGTaagaggagggaggaggaggaACGAGAGAGATGAGGAGGGAGAAGGAGGAACGAGAGAGATGAGGAGGGGTAGTAGGCGAATATGCGGGAATCTTGGCCGTCCATGGGCGGCAAATTGGAGGCATACTGTGCGGGAGAAAATAGAGGTGTTTTGTCCTTGATTGCTTCCTTTCTTGCCTTTCTCGCTCAATTGCCAAATCCGGAGGGGTAAAAGAGGAGGGAAGGATTAAATCGACATGTGTCAACCATGTGACAATTACATcctttctatttatttatttattttattttatttttttggtcaaagacAATATTTCGTCCTTTTCTATGTATTATTTTACTTTCCTTCTTCTTGACATTTGTTTGCAGACTAGGATTCTTCTATGCAGGGGCGGatgtaggcctggcaaacgggtcgtgtcagtcgtgttcgtgtcgttttcgtgtaacacctgttatcttaacgggtcgtgtcgtgtcacacccgttatcttaacgggtccttaacaggtcgtgtcactttacccaacgggtaaagtgacccgacccgttatgacccgttaagaaaaatatatattttttcttaaatttgcacataccacacattgccacataaatattacttcaaaacattaaaacacatttgtcgtttaagtactacatctacactcgaaaataagagcctaataaaaaaataatacatacactactaatttattacaaattttaaatgtgcaaggatatgcaaaatgaaacagtttttgttttcatggttgtgaaatctttctcaaaagtttaaacctcaatttacaaaatcctcgatttacatcgatcatcacgaaattgcattggaactttggcttgatctattgccttcaagagttatgttgatgatgttttcagtaaggttttccacgtcataactatcttctgcataaactaagcataaaaaaaccaaacattaaaaatcattcaaattatgagaagtttaccaaaataattatgaaaaaaaataaaacaatagtactataccatacttttattaaatataaacataagattttgtggtatccactagtgtaaatattttaaattgaagatcgaattcaatcattgtattcatataaggtcaaggagtgtagttgtaaaaaatcatcaaaatcggagttaaattaaccgttaaatcgtgatttttcgtttataaccgtcgaaaagttttgtcccgttacgtgctctctgaatgtttgttttttgcaatttttggcgtatgcgatctcgaaatatatacaaacatgtttgacggttggatcattgaaactagtttcgtagaatgagtatcccatcaaaacaatagattcactaatacttaagagtttattcatacttttattaagtataacataagattttgtggtttccactagtgtaaatattttaaattgaagatcgaattcaatcattgtattcatatagggtcaaggagtgtagttgtaaaaaatcatcaaaattggagttaaaatgaccgttaaatcgtgatttttcgtttataaccgtcgaaaatttttgtcccgttacttgatctctgaatgtttgttttttgcaatttttggcgtatgcaatctcgaagtatatataaacatgtttgatggttggatcattgaaactagtttcgtagaatgagtatcccatcaaaacaatagattcactaatacttaatagtttattcatacttttattaagtatagtataagattttgtggtatccactagtgtcaatattttaaattgaagatcgaattcaatcattgtattcatatagggtcaaggagtgtggttgtaaaaaaacatcaaaatcggagttaaaatgaccgttaaatcatgatttttcgtttataaccgtcaaaaagttttgtcccgttacttgatctctgaatgtttgttttttgtaatttttgacgtatgcgatcttgaagtatatacaaacatgtttgacggttggatctttgaaactagtttcgtagaatgagtatcccatcaaaacaatagattcactaatacgtaatagtttattcatacttttattaagtataatataagattttgtggtttccactagtgtaaatattttaaattgaagatcgaattcaatcattgtattcatataaggtcaaggagtgtagctgcaaaaaatcatcaaaatcagagttaaaatgaccgttaaatcgtgatttttctttttataaccgtcgaaaagttttgtcccgttaattgatctctgaatgtttgttttttgtaatttttgacgtatgcgatctcgaagtatatacaaacatgtttgatggttggatctttgaaactagtttcgtagaatgagtatcccatcaaaacaatagattcactaatacttaatagtttattcatacttttattaagtataacataagattttgtggtatccactagtgtaaatattttaaattgaagatcgaattcattgcttgtattcatatagggtcaaggagtgtagttgtaaaaaatcatcaaaatcggagttaaaataaccgttaaatcgtgatttttcgtttataaccgtcaaaaacttttgtcccattacttgatctctgaatgtttgttttttgcaatttttggcgtatgcgatctcgaagtatatacaaacatgtttgacggttggatcattgaaactagttttgtagaatgagcatcccatcaaaacaatagattcactaatacttaagagtttattcatacttttattaagtataacataagattttgtggtatccactagtgtaaatattttaaattgaagatcgaattcaatcattgtattcatatagggtcaaggagtgtggttgtaaaaaatcatcaaaatcggagttaaaatgaccgttaaatcgtgatttttcgtttataaccgtcaaaaagttttgtcccgttacttgctctctgaatgtttgttttttgcaatttttggcgtatgcgatctcgaagtatatacaaacatgtttgacggttggatcgttgaaattagtttcgtataattcatatcccatgaagttcaatggtgtgtgtgtgtgtatatatatatttatttattaagtagatttaaatctatttattttgtatgtataattattatagtttttaggggtataaaatttaatatatatataattattatagttaatattttgggtataattattatagtatatgttgatgcacaaaaccggagcggtcttggaacaacgtaaatccgaccgtgaatctgcacaaacgctcaagaacacgaagaacacaaagaacacaaggattttatcgtggttcaccccaaggtttgggctacgtccacactgattgtattatgtttctctgttgaagagggagagagagagcttagagcttaggggtgtgaggaagctttgagagggatgaggagaggcttcagaaatggcctctgatggtgagaatgagcctcccctagaatgagggtaggagtccccttttatagaataaggggctcctcctcttttacaaagtatgggctttagtgtgaggcccaaatacaaagcccaaggcccaaatatacgaggccctaaatatggtataaacagtagtcccccaagtcttcagtcaagagagtcttttggctggagacttgaaattcagtccatgtgtgggccgaagtaactagatgtcgtctagaactgatgctcgatatgaggcggtgcccaatctgaaatgatgttcaactagaagtagcacatgttgtgaggccgctttgcttgtagcttatattgccttggttggctcggcttgtggtgttgaaggtgagggagtcccttttatagaataagggctcgttcctcaatacataaatgatgggctagagttgatgctcgcgacgaggcggttgctcagctggcggcgtttctctctaatgaaggtgagggagtcccttttataaaataagggttcactcctcagtacatgaataatgggtgctctctaatgaaagtgagggattcccttttatagaataagggctcactcctcaatacataagtgatgggctagagtctcccaagtatttttcatgaggcccagttgaggcccaatatatggtacataatgtagtcccccaagtcttcggtcaatagagtctgttggctggagacttcaaattgaatccatgtatgggccgaagtggtggttgttcggaggcggtgtttgtataccctgcactgaagctttgtaggtgaagctttgcaagtgaagcttggaagctagagctctgtaaatgaagctttcgaagctggagcttttataaatgaagcttttgaatctagagctctgtaaatgaagcttttgaagctaaagctctgtaaatgaagcttttttgaagctgattgacatgagtgatgctcatgaatgtttatgttgattgacatgagtgatgctcatggatgttgtcatgagtgatgctcatgaatgttaacatgagtgatgctcatgaatgttgacatgagtgatgctcatgaatgttgacatgaatgatggtcatgaatgtttatgtatgattgtcatgaatgatgctcatgaatgtttatgtatgaatgacatgagtagtgctcaagtataatttggagtactaggcgtacttttgatgacctggttggtgccaTTTTAGGCCtatgggcctttgccctccacaacatgtcagcccatttgttttgggcttttccttttttttttttttttttttttgaccctctgatggggtttatacatattaccctctgatggggttgatacagatgtctccgaaagataataaaaataaattacatcattcgggtgaggtgtttattccttgtttttttttttttttttttttttatgctttttttttttgctttagcGTTCGCTTTCATGGAGGACCGCTCTTTTTAGGAATAATGGTGCTCGGTATCTTGTCAATCCAACGTCCCAAGGCACCGACACAATGAGATGTTGGGACCTTGTAGTGGGATGGCAACAACTTGGCATCATTAGATGTCTGAATTCCTTTATCATCGACCACTTTCCAGTTGTGTGCTTTTAAAGAAACCTGCTTTACCTttactctttttgtttttgtttcttttgacaAGCTGATGGATGGACAGGATGGCATGGGTCGGATTTAGCACATGCGTAGAGTTATTCCCTTTGTCCAAGTGGGTTGTTGAAGATAACCCATTACTGCATTATTCTTAGGGCTGTGATGATGATGCAGTTGAAGATTGTGCAGAGATATGGAagaccattagagagcatcattCATGAGGTAGGGCTTTctgcttttcctttttctattttgctttgcttttgctgtctctgtctctgtccTGTTTGCCTACACCTCGCAGCTGCGTTGAACCCGGCTTGCTGTCATTGGGAACGAGCTCCTGCAGAGCCTTCATCCTCTCTGCAATTCTCTCTCTCCGTAATCTTTCGGCTATGTTGTGCGGGTCAGTGACTTGACCTCTTCTCCCC
Encoded proteins:
- the LOC126587733 gene encoding probable serine/threonine-protein kinase At1g54610 codes for the protein MGIVQAKPLTNSAPGGLEKLKLDNGHVVKGPLNGHRRSTGQFHRDPFKPQQQQRGEARVSNVEHGSGGSSNEQATAADEGAALTGGSKGEKDDGSQRVSYKVSVDEELVDGWPKWLTDNISREILAGLVPKSADSYDKLDKVGEGTYSNVYKARDRDTGKIVALKKVRFDTSEPESVKFMAREIMFLRKLDHPNVVKLEGLATSRMQYSIYLVFDFMVSDLTRIISSPEGLTEPQVKCYMHQLLSGLQHCHERGIIHRDIKGSNLLLDKSGMLKIADFGLANYYVQSPKRSLTNRVVTLWYRAPELLLGSTDYGVGIDLWSAGCVLAEMFTGRPLLPGRTEVEQLHRIFRLCGTPSEDYWKRLKLSTTFRPPRSYKPNLQEAFKDFPISSLGLLSTLLALDPAYRGSAYSALKNEFFFRSPLACELSGLPVIYNADDELKLANEHKKSRKVRRSRTRERQRQDVSAEKVKEISASSNRGLQEQEKTVDSNFEGEPGSTTSSNSSSANQEGRKESPIFSLSPVEGLSSVTKNVKNLPPLPKSKARATKDNQINRSASNREFRRFNPRELELYARDD